The genomic DNA CATGAGATCTGGCAAGCAGAGACCAAGGCCGATGCCGAGAAAGCGTTCGACGCGTTCTGCGAAAAATACCAAGCGAAGTACTCCCAGGCATGTGACTGCCTGAAAAAGGGTCGGTCGGTGCTTCTAGCGTTTTACGACTTTCCGGCCGAACACTGGAGCCATCTGAGGACAACGAATCCGATTGAATCCACATTCGCGACGATCCGCCTTCGTCATCGCAAGACAAAAGGTAACGGGTCGGGCCGAGCGAGCTTAGCGATGATGTTCAAGCTTGCTGAATCAGCATCGAAGAAATGGAGACGACTAAACAGCCACGAAAAGATCATTCAAGTCATCGAAGGACGGTCCTTCAAAGACGGAATCCTGCAGGAAGAAATCGCCGCCTGAGAATTTTCTCAGAACACAACTATTGCAAATATCTCGTAGTCGAGCCCATCCAGGTAGTCGCCAACGTCGCGAGGCGAGACGCCTGGTAGATCTTTGCCGCGCAATTCGCAGTGCTTGAGGAATTGGCGAATTGCACGCTCATAAGCGGACCGTGTGTGTGGTTTGCGAAGCTTCCCGAAGATAAACTCTTCCCAGGCAAATTGTGCTGCTGCGCCCGCCTGCTCAACCAGGGCAGGGAAGGCGTCGTCGCTTGCCTTGGAGACGTTTGCTTTCAGCAGTTCGACGCCCTCCGAAACCGGCACCAAGTGCTGCGGTTGTTCAGTCATGCCAATACGAGCAAGTGATCTTGCGTCCGAGTTTTTCAACGCCCCACCAAGATTTGTCCTGGCAACCAGAAGAGTTAATTCACTGACAAGGCCGACCAAGAATAGGTTTCTATGAGTTTTTTGCGATCTGGATTCGGTTCCAAGTTAATGCATGATAACGTACTTTGTCGAGCATTAACTTGCATGACAACTCCCAGATGCTTCGCGGCAATGCGGATACGCTATTGTCCTTATGCCAACTTGTGTCTAGCCTGCTCAAGGAGACGGGGATACTCAACGAAATGACACTGAGCGATTTAGATCTTCAAAGTGAATTAAAGGGGGCCGCCGAGGGGTTCGGGGTTCGGCTACGCAAATTCGAACTTGATTGGTCCCCACCAGACCTGGAAATTGAAGGCCATTTCTACTACCTCGCATTCAAAGATGGCAGCCCAAGCGTAGATGACTTTGTCACCTATATCTATCACCAGATCATACCCTTTTGTCTTCCCAAGCAGGAGATAGAGGACGCACAAGGAAAGGGTCATGTACATCATGTGCAGGACCTCTGCGATAAAGCACGCAACTTGTTCATTAAGGCCCGTTCGAAACTTAGTGCCTCTCGGCAAGGTGAGCCAGGTGAGCTGATTCTGTATATCTTGCTTGAGTCTGTGCTCTTGGCTCCACAAGTCGCATGCAAAATGTACTTGAAAACCAGCGAGAACATGCCGGTTCACGGATCCGACAGCGTCCATGCTAGGCTTTTGAGCGACGGTGAGACATTGCAGCTAGTTTGGGGAGAGTCAAAATTGTATCAGTCCCTCTCAAATGCTTTCGACGAAACACTCGATTCGATTGCGAGTTTCATAGGGTCTGGCGCGCTACGGTCGCCTCGCGATCGTGATATTGACATACTCAGAGACCATCTAGCGATTGGGGATGCCGTTCTCAAAGAGAGTCTTCTCCGCTACTTCGATCCGTATTGTGAAGAAAGCAATAAGCTAACAGAGATCTATGCATGTTTTACGGGGTTCAATGCCGCTATCTTTGACAAAGGCAATGCGCCGGAAGACGTGGAGCAGCAATTCAAGGCTAAATATGCAAAGCGATTACAATCGGCGTGTGATCTATTTGCGAGCAAAGTGGAGTCAAATAATCTTTCGAAACTCAAGTTTGTCCTCTTTCTTATTCCATTCGAAGATGTCGACGCTGTGAGGAAAAAGTTCTTCGCGAAATTGGGGGTGTCTCTATGATTCAGGAACTTGCCAATCGGATATGGTCGCATAACGCATTCCACGAAGACTACGCATCGCTTGTTACCAATGCGTTCGGCCAATCCTTCGGTCATTCAAGTCAAGAAACGATCGAAAGTGCCCGTATGTTGAAACTCATACGTTCAGCATGCCACCTTTCAGGAAGTGATGAGCGGGAGCATCGTGAAGCCGC from Roseiconus lacunae includes the following:
- a CDS encoding transposase, producing HEIWQAETKADAEKAFDAFCEKYQAKYSQACDCLKKGRSVLLAFYDFPAEHWSHLRTTNPIESTFATIRLRHRKTKGNGSGRASLAMMFKLAESASKKWRRLNSHEKIIQVIEGRSFKDGILQEEIAA
- a CDS encoding HamA C-terminal domain-containing protein is translated as MHDNSQMLRGNADTLLSLCQLVSSLLKETGILNEMTLSDLDLQSELKGAAEGFGVRLRKFELDWSPPDLEIEGHFYYLAFKDGSPSVDDFVTYIYHQIIPFCLPKQEIEDAQGKGHVHHVQDLCDKARNLFIKARSKLSASRQGEPGELILYILLESVLLAPQVACKMYLKTSENMPVHGSDSVHARLLSDGETLQLVWGESKLYQSLSNAFDETLDSIASFIGSGALRSPRDRDIDILRDHLAIGDAVLKESLLRYFDPYCEESNKLTEIYACFTGFNAAIFDKGNAPEDVEQQFKAKYAKRLQSACDLFASKVESNNLSKLKFVLFLIPFEDVDAVRKKFFAKLGVSL